In Paenibacillus sp. FSL M7-0420, a single genomic region encodes these proteins:
- a CDS encoding response regulator transcription factor yields the protein MKKILVADDDVHIRTLLRHVLTREGYQAIEAGDGLEAAARMKEQTVDLAVVDVMMPHMDGLELCAYIRENYDIPVILLTARQQLSDKEQGYLHGTDDYVTKPFEPEELIFRIKALFRRYSIASDDRIRLNSLVIDRKNYEISDGTEVLLLPVKEFELLAQLAQYPGRLFTRGELIELVWGADYEGDERTVDVHIKRLRQRFSEYQNDFIIRTVRGIGYKVEMVNS from the coding sequence TTGAAAAAGATACTGGTAGCCGACGACGATGTTCATATCCGCACGCTGCTGCGGCATGTTCTTACCAGAGAAGGATATCAAGCGATAGAAGCCGGAGACGGGCTGGAAGCGGCGGCACGCATGAAGGAGCAGACAGTCGATCTGGCGGTGGTGGATGTGATGATGCCGCATATGGACGGATTGGAGCTGTGTGCATACATAAGGGAGAACTATGATATTCCCGTCATTCTGCTGACGGCCCGTCAGCAGCTCAGCGATAAGGAGCAGGGGTATCTGCACGGGACGGATGATTATGTGACCAAGCCTTTTGAACCGGAGGAGCTGATCTTTCGCATCAAGGCCTTGTTCCGCCGTTATTCCATCGCCTCAGATGATCGGATTCGCCTGAATTCGCTGGTGATCGACCGTAAGAATTACGAGATCAGTGACGGGACGGAGGTGCTGCTGCTGCCGGTGAAGGAGTTCGAGCTGCTGGCCCAGCTGGCCCAATATCCGGGACGCCTGTTCACGCGTGGTGAGCTGATTGAGCTGGTCTGGGGAGCGGACTACGAAGGGGATGAGCGCACGGTGGATGTGCATATCAAGCGCCTGCGTCAGCGGTTCAGCGAATACCAGAATGATTTTATCATCCGCACGGTCCGGGGAATTGGCTACAAAGTGGAAATGGTGAACTCATGA